In Rheinheimera sp. MM224, one DNA window encodes the following:
- a CDS encoding phosphatidylinositol-specific phospholipase C1-like protein, with product MLARVCLLSVLWLCCTAQAAGPLKLNQLQWIGSHNSYKQALPEGASSYMQQQGQDTSSLQYQHLPLQQQLELGLRHLELDVLADPQGGMYLQPAAEQWLGKSLLSAEYKTKLQQPGFKAFHIPDLDFASHCPLFQDCLRQLLKWSEQHKNHLPVVILLNVKESGVAGGIQPRVLTAGDYARLDQEIRAVLPEDKLLTPDFVRTPGLSLQQTIVTQGWPSVASSRGRFVFLFDGQPEQLELYRKQHPSLAGRVMFGNYPPSSAEAAMVLQNQPEQQFEAIAKLVQLGYIVRTRSDEFHPTAYSISRRDKALQSSAQIISTDFYPHAPQQTPDGKAVQFADQSLWRCHPKLSYANCVISE from the coding sequence ATGCTTGCCAGAGTTTGCTTATTGTCTGTGTTATGGCTTTGTTGTACTGCTCAGGCCGCAGGACCCCTGAAATTAAATCAGTTACAGTGGATTGGCTCGCACAATAGCTATAAACAGGCTTTGCCGGAGGGAGCCAGCAGCTATATGCAGCAACAAGGCCAGGATACCTCGTCATTGCAGTATCAACATTTACCTTTGCAGCAGCAGTTGGAGTTGGGGTTACGTCATCTGGAGCTGGATGTCTTGGCCGATCCTCAAGGTGGTATGTATCTCCAACCAGCGGCGGAGCAGTGGTTGGGCAAGTCTTTGTTATCAGCAGAATACAAAACCAAGTTACAGCAACCCGGTTTTAAAGCCTTTCATATACCGGATCTGGATTTTGCCTCCCATTGCCCATTGTTTCAGGATTGTCTGCGCCAGTTACTAAAATGGTCAGAACAGCACAAAAATCATTTGCCTGTGGTGATTTTACTCAATGTAAAAGAAAGCGGCGTAGCAGGGGGTATTCAGCCCAGAGTTCTGACAGCGGGAGATTATGCCCGGTTGGATCAGGAAATTCGTGCTGTATTGCCGGAAGATAAATTGCTGACGCCTGATTTTGTCCGAACACCAGGTCTTAGCCTGCAGCAAACAATAGTGACCCAAGGTTGGCCAAGTGTAGCTTCGTCCCGCGGCCGTTTTGTATTCTTGTTTGATGGTCAACCAGAACAACTGGAGTTGTACCGCAAGCAGCATCCATCTTTAGCCGGGCGGGTGATGTTTGGTAATTATCCGCCTTCCAGTGCAGAGGCGGCCATGGTGCTGCAAAATCAGCCTGAGCAGCAGTTCGAAGCTATAGCTAAACTGGTACAATTGGGTTACATAGTGCGCACCCGTAGTGATGAATTTCATCCAACAGCCTATTCCATCTCAAGACGTGACAAGGCTTTGCAAAGTTCAGCTCAGATTATTTCTACTGATTTTTACCCACATGCGCCACAACAAACCCCGGATGGTAAAGCGGTGCAATTCGCAGATCAAAGCCTCTGGCGATGTCATCCCAAATTAAGTTATGCCAACTGTGTGATTTCAGAATAA
- a CDS encoding DUF4189 domain-containing protein, whose product MYKNLLVVFVMMVFSSLAQAAGALAIDENQGDQYGFAYDYASISEASERALSECGGNCSVVQVFESGCAAYAADQTAGSTIYGWATSSDGGDAQSQALQYCSSYGGSQCMVRSWGCNSQ is encoded by the coding sequence ATGTATAAAAATCTGTTGGTTGTTTTTGTAATGATGGTGTTTAGTTCGTTGGCGCAGGCCGCCGGTGCTTTAGCTATTGATGAAAATCAGGGCGATCAATATGGTTTTGCTTATGACTATGCTTCAATTTCAGAAGCTTCAGAGAGAGCTTTATCAGAATGTGGTGGAAATTGCAGTGTAGTGCAGGTATTTGAATCGGGTTGTGCGGCTTATGCTGCTGACCAAACGGCAGGCAGTACCATTTATGGTTGGGCAACCAGTAGTGACGGTGGTGATGCTCAGTCTCAGGCGTTGCAGTACTGTTCAAGTTATGGCGGCAGTCAGTGTATGGTGCGCAGCTGGGGCTGTAATTCACAGTAA
- a CDS encoding DUF3429 domain-containing protein, with protein sequence MRLIQLLGYAGLLPFIGLTFLQLWPQLLAFTPPFPAFQSYSQIILAFMSGVLWPVLYQQSERFFPVWVVSFALVGWFSGSLVPSQQLLVLAAAFVALRWFEIRQGSQLTYSPAYTRLRNHLTIVVVTCHLLYWSSL encoded by the coding sequence ATGCGCCTGATCCAGCTTTTAGGTTATGCCGGTTTACTACCTTTTATTGGCCTGACTTTTCTACAACTTTGGCCACAGCTTCTCGCTTTCACACCGCCATTCCCGGCATTTCAAAGCTACAGCCAGATTATTCTGGCTTTTATGTCAGGAGTACTCTGGCCTGTTTTATATCAGCAGTCTGAACGGTTTTTCCCTGTATGGGTGGTGAGTTTTGCACTGGTAGGCTGGTTTAGCGGCTCGCTTGTACCGTCGCAGCAACTTCTGGTACTTGCTGCAGCTTTTGTTGCATTGAGGTGGTTTGAAATCAGGCAAGGGAGTCAGTTAACATACTCCCCCGCCTACACCAGGTTAAGAAACCACCTGACGATAGTGGTTGTCACCTGCCATCTGCTTTACTGGTCCTCACTTTAG
- a CDS encoding rhodanese-like domain-containing protein, producing the protein MSSMVSRPSAAGFEQAITHFSSLLQFETDCWDVHHAISNKRQDFVLLDVRGETAYAQGHLPEAVLFPHSRISVESLALYPLDTLFVVYCAGPHCNGADKAALKLAQLQRPVKKMIGGVTGWLDEGFELVR; encoded by the coding sequence ATGTCATCAATGGTATCCAGGCCCTCAGCAGCGGGCTTTGAACAAGCTATTACCCACTTTAGTTCTTTGTTGCAGTTTGAAACCGACTGCTGGGATGTACATCATGCCATCAGCAATAAACGGCAGGATTTTGTGCTACTGGATGTGCGGGGGGAGACTGCTTATGCACAAGGCCATTTGCCTGAAGCCGTTCTTTTTCCTCATAGCAGAATTAGTGTAGAGAGTCTGGCGCTGTACCCGCTTGATACCTTATTTGTGGTGTATTGCGCCGGACCACATTGCAATGGTGCAGATAAAGCGGCGCTGAAACTGGCTCAGTTGCAAAGGCCTGTGAAGAAGATGATCGGTGGAGTCACAGGCTGGCTGGATGAAGGTTTTGAGTTAGTGCGCTAA